The Streptomyces sp. 135 sequence GGCCCATTGGCGTATGCACCCAGCGGCCCATACGCACCCGTCCGCGCGGGAAGCGCCTACGTGGGGCCGGCGGGCGTGTGCCGTTCCGTCCGTCGGCCCGGCGCTCATCGACGCGCGCGAGCCCTTCGAGAGCACGCACGGACACCGAGGGGGCAAGCCCTTCGATACCGCGCACGGACGCCGATGGGGCCCCGCACCATATTCGGTGCGGGGCCCCATCGGCCTGCGTGGGCGCATCCGTGCATACGCCGTGCGGGCGGGAACTCAGTGGCTGTCCATACCGCCAGGCGTCCTCGTCGGGCTGGTGCCGTCTGTCGCTGTCGGCTCGCTGTAGATGTCCGGTTCCAGGTAGATCACGCGGGCGATCGGGACCGCCGCGCGAATGCGCTCCTCGGCGGCGTTGATCGCGGTCGCCACCTCCGTGGCGGTGTCGTCGTGCTGGACGGCGATCTTGGCGGCGACGAGAAGTTCCTCGGGGCCGAGGTGGAGCGTGCGCATGTGGATGACCTTGGTGACCGTGTCGCCGTCGACCAGGGCCTTCTCGATCTTGGCGACCTCCTCCGTGCCCGCGGCCTCGCCGAGCAGCAGGGACTTGGTCTCCGCCGCGAGGATGATCGCGATGGCGATGAGCAGGACGCCGATGCAGAGCGTGCCGATGCCGTCCCAGACGCCCTCTCCGGTGGCGAGGGCCAGGCCGACGCCGCAGAGGGCGAGGATCAGGCCGACCAGCGCGCCGAGGTCCTCCAGGAGGACGACCGGCAGCTCGGGGGCCTTCGCGCGGCGCACGAACTGCGTCCAGGTGAGCTTGCCGCGCAGCTGGTTGGACTCCTTGATGGCGGTCCGGAAGGAGAAGGTCTCGGCGATGATCGCGAAGACCAGGACGCCGACCGGCCAGTACCAGTGCTCGATGTCGTGCGGGTGCTTGATCTTCTCGTAGCCCTCGTAGATCGCGAACATGCCGCCGACCGAGAAGAGGACGATCGAGACGAGGAAGGCGTAGATGTAGCGCTCGCGGCCGTAGCCGAAGGGGTGTTGCGGGGTCGCCTCGCGCTGGGCCTTCTTGCCGCCGACTAGCAGCAGCCCCTGGTTGCCGGAGTCGGCGAGTGAGTGGACGCTCTCGGCGAGCATCGACGAGGAGCCACTGAAGATGAACGCGACGAATTTCGCCACCGCGATCGCGAGGTTCGCGGCGAGTGCCGCGACAATCGCCTTTGTTCCGCCTGACGCGCTCATAAGTGCCGGGGGTCCCTTCGCCTTCGTGTGTGGTCGGCCATCGCGGGCGGGCAGTGCTCCGGTGCGCTGCCCGGCCGCTTTGCCCGTCCTTTGCGGTGGGTCATTGTTGCAGCACGGGAG is a genomic window containing:
- a CDS encoding cation diffusion facilitator family transporter, with protein sequence MSASGGTKAIVAALAANLAIAVAKFVAFIFSGSSSMLAESVHSLADSGNQGLLLVGGKKAQREATPQHPFGYGRERYIYAFLVSIVLFSVGGMFAIYEGYEKIKHPHDIEHWYWPVGVLVFAIIAETFSFRTAIKESNQLRGKLTWTQFVRRAKAPELPVVLLEDLGALVGLILALCGVGLALATGEGVWDGIGTLCIGVLLIAIAIILAAETKSLLLGEAAGTEEVAKIEKALVDGDTVTKVIHMRTLHLGPEELLVAAKIAVQHDDTATEVATAINAAEERIRAAVPIARVIYLEPDIYSEPTATDGTSPTRTPGGMDSH